A stretch of the Thiomicrorhabdus indica genome encodes the following:
- the yhbY gene encoding ribosome assembly RNA-binding protein YhbY: MSKSNKKLTSLSNPQKKFLKGIAHNLNPMIIIGSNGVTDSLMAELETTLEHHELLKIKIAIGERDDRKKIVEHIIENTGALLVQTIGKTCVIFRQREKDSEFSLN, encoded by the coding sequence ATGAGCAAATCAAACAAAAAGCTGACCTCTCTAAGCAACCCTCAGAAAAAATTCTTGAAAGGAATTGCGCACAATCTTAACCCAATGATTATTATCGGGAGTAACGGCGTCACAGATTCTTTGATGGCAGAATTGGAAACAACTCTTGAGCATCACGAACTCTTGAAAATCAAAATCGCTATTGGCGAGCGTGATGACCGAAAAAAAATTGTTGAACATATTATTGAAAATACCGGTGCATTACTGGTTCAAACCATTGGTAAAACCTGCGTGATTTTTCGTCAACGTGAAAAAGACAGCGAGTTTTCACTTAACTAA
- the rlmE gene encoding 23S rRNA (uridine(2552)-2'-O)-methyltransferase RlmE, whose protein sequence is MARSKSSDSWLKEHFDDYYVELAKKEGWRSRAVYKLQEIDDKDQLFKKGMCVVDLGAAPGGWSQWTVHKVGDQGEVFALDILPVEPFAGVTFIQGDFREDEVYNQLLESLAGRDVDVVMSDMAPNMSGNKSVDIPRSMYLVELCVDLADQVLKPNGDLLMKVFQGEGYNELIQTLRGKYQKVITRKPKASRPRSKEIYLLARGKK, encoded by the coding sequence ATGGCGAGAAGTAAATCCAGTGACTCCTGGTTAAAAGAGCATTTTGATGATTACTATGTTGAGCTGGCGAAGAAAGAAGGTTGGCGATCTCGTGCGGTTTATAAGTTGCAAGAGATTGACGATAAGGATCAACTGTTTAAAAAAGGAATGTGCGTTGTTGATTTAGGCGCAGCGCCTGGAGGTTGGTCGCAATGGACGGTCCATAAAGTGGGAGATCAAGGGGAAGTCTTTGCCTTGGATATTTTGCCTGTTGAACCTTTTGCCGGTGTTACCTTTATTCAAGGGGACTTTCGGGAAGATGAGGTGTATAACCAATTGCTTGAATCTCTAGCAGGCCGTGACGTAGATGTGGTGATGTCAGATATGGCGCCTAATATGAGTGGCAATAAGTCAGTTGATATTCCGCGTTCAATGTATCTGGTCGAGTTATGTGTAGACTTGGCTGATCAAGTGTTGAAGCCGAATGGTGATTTGTTGATGAAAGTTTTTCAAGGTGAAGGCTATAACGAATTGATTCAAACACTTCGTGGTAAATATCAAAAAGTAATTACTCGAAAGCCGAAGGCTTCAAGGCCTAGAAGTAAAGAAATCTACTTATTAGCACGTGGTAAAAAATAA
- the ftsH gene encoding ATP-dependent zinc metalloprotease FtsH — protein sequence MKNNDLLKNVLIWAVVAMILMSVFNHFGSQGQGTSGRLDYSDFIDQVHQGQVSKVSIEGATIRGVYGNGDSFTTYNPGDPGLMGDLLDNRVQVSAKPPEQQSVLMQIFISWFPMLLLIAVWIFFMRSMGGGVGGKGGPMSFGKSKARMMTEDQNKVTLDDVAGADEAKQEVGEIVDFLRDPSKYQNLGGNIPRGVLMVGPPGTGKTLLAKAIAGEAKVPFFTISGSDFVEMFVGVGASRVRDMFEQAKAHAPCIIFIDEIDAVGRSRGAGMGGGNDEREQTLNQMLVEMDGFEGNEGIIVIAATNRADVLDPALLRPGRFDRQVTVGLPDIRGREQILRVHMRKVPLAENVKPSYIARGTPGFSGADLANLVNEAALFAARENEKMVTQQHFEKAKDKILMGVERKSMVMKEDERKMTAYHESGHAIVGYLVPEHDPVYKVSIMPRGRALGVTMYLPEEDSYSYSKRKLESQLSSLYGGRIAEEIIYGEDAVTTGASNDIERATAIARNMVTKWGLSDNLGPLLYEEEDKGGFMGTSRNANVSGEVSKKIDEEIRNIIDRNYQRATQILTDNRDKLEVMTECLMRYETIDKDQVDRIMAGEEPGAPKDWIEPDDQPPVQKNESPTLEEMSEKKADDKVSDDMSGESNSGGSEEPKLH from the coding sequence ATGAAAAATAATGATTTGCTGAAAAACGTCTTAATCTGGGCAGTTGTTGCCATGATTTTGATGTCGGTTTTTAATCACTTTGGTTCTCAAGGGCAGGGAACGTCTGGACGATTGGATTATTCAGACTTTATTGATCAGGTTCATCAAGGCCAAGTAAGCAAAGTGAGCATTGAAGGCGCTACGATTCGCGGTGTATATGGCAATGGTGATTCGTTCACAACCTATAATCCGGGTGATCCTGGATTAATGGGTGATTTGCTTGATAATCGTGTTCAAGTGAGTGCAAAACCGCCTGAACAGCAAAGCGTGTTAATGCAGATCTTTATCTCATGGTTCCCAATGCTGCTTTTAATCGCGGTTTGGATTTTCTTTATGCGCTCAATGGGTGGTGGCGTTGGCGGCAAAGGCGGTCCAATGTCATTTGGTAAATCAAAAGCGCGCATGATGACTGAAGATCAAAATAAGGTGACACTGGATGATGTGGCCGGAGCTGATGAAGCCAAGCAAGAGGTTGGCGAAATTGTAGACTTCTTAAGAGACCCTTCTAAGTATCAGAACTTAGGGGGGAATATTCCTCGTGGTGTTTTGATGGTTGGTCCTCCTGGAACAGGTAAAACTCTTTTGGCAAAAGCGATTGCCGGTGAAGCAAAAGTTCCTTTCTTTACAATTTCAGGTTCGGACTTTGTCGAAATGTTTGTGGGGGTCGGTGCTTCTCGTGTTCGCGATATGTTTGAACAAGCAAAAGCTCATGCACCTTGTATTATTTTTATTGATGAAATAGATGCAGTTGGTCGAAGTCGTGGCGCAGGAATGGGCGGTGGAAACGATGAGCGTGAGCAAACTTTGAACCAAATGTTGGTTGAAATGGATGGTTTTGAAGGCAATGAGGGAATTATCGTAATTGCTGCCACCAACCGTGCTGATGTGCTTGACCCTGCGTTATTGCGACCTGGTCGTTTCGACCGACAAGTGACAGTGGGTCTGCCGGATATTCGTGGGCGTGAGCAAATTCTACGTGTTCACATGCGCAAGGTTCCACTTGCTGAAAATGTTAAACCTTCTTATATTGCTCGGGGTACGCCTGGTTTCTCAGGTGCAGATTTAGCGAACCTGGTCAATGAGGCTGCACTTTTTGCAGCTCGAGAAAATGAAAAAATGGTTACGCAACAGCATTTTGAGAAGGCAAAAGATAAGATCTTGATGGGAGTGGAGCGCAAATCAATGGTCATGAAAGAAGATGAGCGTAAGATGACGGCTTATCATGAATCTGGTCATGCTATTGTGGGATACTTAGTTCCTGAACACGATCCTGTTTATAAGGTCTCAATTATGCCGCGAGGACGTGCTTTGGGTGTGACCATGTATCTTCCTGAAGAAGATAGCTACAGTTATTCAAAACGAAAACTGGAGTCACAGCTGTCTAGCTTGTACGGTGGCCGTATCGCGGAAGAGATTATCTATGGTGAAGACGCTGTCACCACGGGTGCTTCTAATGACATTGAGCGTGCGACAGCAATCGCCCGTAATATGGTCACTAAGTGGGGTCTTTCTGATAATTTAGGGCCATTGCTTTATGAAGAGGAAGATAAAGGCGGTTTTATGGGAACCTCTAGAAATGCAAATGTTTCTGGTGAAGTTTCTAAAAAAATTGATGAAGAAATTCGTAATATTATTGATCGGAACTATCAGCGTGCAACTCAAATTTTGACGGATAATCGTGACAAGCTTGAGGTGATGACTGAGTGTCTGATGAGGTATGAAACGATTGATAAAGATCAGGTTGATCGAATTATGGCTGGTGAAGAACCAGGTGCTCCTAAGGACTGGATAGAGCCAGATGATCAACCTCCGGTTCAAAAGAATGAATCACCTACTTTGGAAGAAATGTCAGAGAAGAAAGCAGATGACAAGGTTTCGGATGATATGTCTGGTGAATCGAACTCAGGTGGTTCTGAAGAGCCTAAATTGCATTAA
- the folP gene encoding dihydropteroate synthase — MELHAWLERVVESRKRAAVMGILNVTPDSFSDGGDHVDTERLRRSVERMVMDGVDVFDIGGESTRPGSEPVSLQQELDRVIPAIELVKELSGLPISIDTYKPQVMKEAIECGASIINDVNALQEDNALEIAASLDVPVCLMHKKGLPKTMQQQVEYDSVLDDVESFLMNRVNACIDAGIRQEQIMLDPGFGFGKLLTHNQNIFQNLDRLFDSSYPLLVGVSRKKMIGELLEFSDQKTAKERVYGSVGAAVVAAIKGAKILRVHDVKQTVEALKVAQALW; from the coding sequence ATGGAATTGCATGCATGGTTGGAAAGGGTTGTTGAATCTCGAAAGCGGGCGGCTGTCATGGGTATTTTAAATGTTACGCCAGACTCGTTTTCTGATGGGGGTGATCATGTCGATACTGAACGGTTAAGGCGCTCTGTCGAGCGTATGGTCATGGATGGTGTGGACGTTTTTGATATCGGTGGAGAGTCAACTCGTCCGGGTTCAGAACCAGTGTCATTGCAGCAAGAACTTGATCGAGTTATTCCAGCGATTGAATTAGTTAAAGAATTAAGTGGGTTGCCAATTTCAATTGATACATACAAGCCACAAGTAATGAAAGAAGCGATTGAATGCGGCGCGAGTATTATTAATGATGTGAATGCTTTGCAAGAAGATAACGCTTTAGAGATAGCAGCCAGTTTGGATGTGCCGGTTTGTCTAATGCATAAAAAAGGTCTGCCAAAAACCATGCAGCAACAGGTAGAATATGATTCCGTTTTGGATGATGTGGAATCATTTTTGATGAATAGGGTAAACGCTTGTATTGATGCAGGTATTCGCCAAGAACAAATTATGCTTGATCCAGGCTTTGGTTTTGGCAAGTTGTTAACACACAATCAGAATATTTTTCAGAACTTAGATCGATTATTTGATTCCAGTTATCCATTATTGGTCGGTGTTTCGCGCAAAAAAATGATTGGTGAACTATTGGAATTCTCGGATCAAAAAACAGCAAAAGAGCGTGTTTATGGAAGTGTTGGTGCAGCCGTTGTCGCAGCGATTAAGGGTGCCAAAATTCTGCGTGTACATGACGTAAAACAAACTGTAGAAGCATTAAAAGTTGCGCAAGCATTGTGGTGA
- the glmM gene encoding phosphoglucosamine mutase, which yields MQKRKYFGTDGIRNRVGQGMISPDQVLKLGWATGQVMQKRGLKSVLIGKDTRISGYMFESALEAGFIAAGIDVYLVGPVPTPAVSYLTQTFNNDLGVVISASHNPHEDNGIKFFSSEGQKISDELELEIEAMFERKMKVVDSEVLGKAQRIDDAAGRYIEFCKGTYRAKQKLKGLRIVLDCANGATYHIAPSVFKELGAEVFAIGVKPDGVNINKSCGATDLNALVQAVDAHRADLGIAFDGDGDRVMMVDESGQIADGDAILYILATMTGKPVHGVVGTLMSNLGFENTLKAKGIDFVRSNVGDRFVKELLLQKGWIYGSEPSGHVLCLNKISTGDGIVAALQVLAALVSQNKKLKSVLAEIQVYPQELRNITVANNRGVEENTRLQKAIQQAEKEFAGKGRVLIRASGTEPKIRVMVEGQDLTQVTKLADELQAVVESEFS from the coding sequence ATGCAAAAAAGAAAATACTTTGGAACTGATGGAATTCGTAATCGAGTGGGTCAAGGTATGATTTCCCCTGATCAGGTTTTAAAGCTTGGATGGGCTACTGGTCAAGTAATGCAAAAACGTGGCTTAAAGTCTGTTTTGATTGGGAAAGATACTCGTATTTCTGGTTACATGTTTGAATCGGCCTTAGAAGCTGGATTTATTGCTGCAGGTATTGATGTTTATCTGGTTGGTCCTGTGCCGACGCCAGCAGTTTCTTATCTAACCCAAACTTTTAATAATGACTTAGGTGTTGTGATTAGTGCTTCCCATAATCCACATGAGGATAATGGTATTAAATTTTTTTCCTCGGAAGGTCAAAAAATCTCCGATGAACTTGAGCTTGAAATTGAAGCGATGTTTGAGCGGAAAATGAAAGTGGTTGATTCAGAGGTTCTGGGTAAAGCCCAGAGGATTGATGATGCTGCTGGTCGATATATAGAGTTTTGTAAAGGAACCTATCGCGCCAAACAAAAGTTAAAAGGTCTTCGTATTGTTTTGGATTGTGCGAATGGTGCAACATATCATATTGCTCCGAGTGTTTTTAAAGAACTCGGGGCAGAGGTTTTTGCCATTGGTGTTAAGCCAGATGGTGTGAATATTAATAAATCATGTGGTGCAACCGATTTAAATGCATTGGTTCAAGCTGTCGATGCGCATCGTGCAGATTTAGGAATTGCATTTGATGGCGATGGTGATCGAGTCATGATGGTAGATGAATCCGGTCAGATTGCAGATGGCGATGCGATTCTTTATATTTTAGCTACGATGACTGGAAAACCGGTTCATGGAGTTGTTGGGACTTTGATGAGTAATCTAGGCTTTGAAAATACATTAAAAGCAAAAGGTATCGATTTTGTAAGAAGTAATGTTGGAGATCGTTTTGTCAAAGAGTTGTTGCTTCAAAAGGGCTGGATTTATGGTTCGGAACCATCAGGGCATGTGCTGTGTTTGAATAAAATTTCAACGGGCGATGGTATTGTTGCGGCACTGCAAGTTTTAGCTGCATTGGTTAGTCAAAACAAAAAATTGAAATCTGTTCTTGCCGAGATTCAGGTTTACCCTCAAGAGCTACGTAATATTACGGTTGCAAATAATCGTGGAGTTGAAGAAAATACCCGGCTGCAAAAAGCTATTCAACAAGCTGAAAAAGAATTTGCGGGTAAAGGTCGAGTGCTGATTCGTGCTTCGGGCACTGAACCAAAGATCCGAGTAATGGTTGAAGGTCAAGACCTTACACAAGTTACTAAATTAGCAGATGAACTTCAAGCAGTTGTAGAATCAGAGTTTTCATAA
- the tpiA gene encoding triose-phosphate isomerase: protein MRKPFVAGNWKMHGSKAFVTELNQGLKQQTNSMTEIDIAVCPPALYISQTIAELEGSTVKVGAQNIAEEASQGAFTGEISIAMLKDMQCDYVILGHSERRAIYGETDEQIANKVAVALEAGITPIFCVGETLEERESGTMESVIATQLDAVISKVGVEEFEKIVIAYEPVWAIGTGVTASPEQAQEVHAFIRDKLARLNRAVAEKVIIQYGGSVKPNNAAELFAQADIDGGLIGGASLNADDFAAICQAAQDVASA from the coding sequence ATGAGAAAGCCATTTGTTGCTGGAAACTGGAAAATGCACGGTTCTAAGGCATTTGTAACAGAATTGAATCAAGGCCTTAAACAGCAAACAAATTCAATGACAGAGATTGATATTGCAGTTTGTCCACCAGCTTTATATATCTCCCAAACAATTGCTGAGCTTGAAGGCTCAACTGTTAAAGTTGGGGCACAAAATATTGCTGAAGAAGCGTCTCAAGGTGCTTTCACCGGAGAAATTTCAATTGCCATGTTAAAAGACATGCAGTGTGATTATGTTATTTTGGGTCACTCTGAACGTCGAGCAATTTATGGTGAAACTGATGAGCAAATTGCAAACAAAGTCGCTGTAGCGCTTGAAGCTGGTATTACGCCGATTTTTTGTGTTGGTGAAACATTGGAAGAACGTGAGTCCGGTACTATGGAATCAGTTATTGCAACGCAATTAGATGCAGTAATCTCTAAAGTGGGTGTTGAGGAATTTGAAAAAATTGTCATTGCCTATGAGCCTGTTTGGGCAATTGGTACAGGTGTAACTGCCAGCCCTGAGCAAGCACAAGAAGTCCATGCCTTTATTCGTGATAAATTAGCTCGACTAAATCGTGCAGTGGCAGAGAAAGTAATTATTCAATACGGTGGTAGCGTCAAACCAAATAATGCAGCAGAATTGTTTGCCCAAGCGGACATTGATGGTGGTTTAATTGGTGGTGCTTCACTTAATGCAGATGATTTTGCGGCAATTTGTCAAGCCGCTCAAGATGTAGCGAGTGCCTAA
- the secG gene encoding preprotein translocase subunit SecG, which yields MFSIVLTVHIIIAFLLIVLVLMQHGKGADAGANFGGGSSSSQSVFGSGGSATFLSRVTAVLATIFFITSLTLAYIASQQAKGYQSVTTETQKVSEEAEKQSENPVVPN from the coding sequence ATGTTTAGCATTGTTTTAACAGTTCATATTATTATTGCGTTCTTATTGATTGTGTTAGTTTTAATGCAACACGGTAAGGGTGCGGATGCAGGTGCCAATTTTGGTGGGGGAAGTTCATCTTCTCAATCGGTATTTGGAAGTGGTGGTTCGGCAACATTCTTGTCTCGAGTCACTGCGGTGCTTGCAACAATTTTCTTTATCACAAGTTTGACACTTGCCTATATCGCCAGCCAACAAGCTAAGGGGTATCAAAGTGTCACGACAGAAACTCAAAAGGTTTCTGAAGAAGCTGAAAAGCAGTCGGAAAACCCGGTTGTTCCAAATTAA
- a CDS encoding NADH-quinone oxidoreductase subunit A, whose protein sequence is MLENYLPVLVFIVLGILFGVGPILIGYLLGPQKPDSEKNSPYECGFEAFEDARMKFDVRFYLVAILFIIFDLEIAFLFPWAIVLDEVGTFGLLAMGVFLSLLVIGFIYEWKKGALEWE, encoded by the coding sequence ATGCTAGAAAATTATCTACCCGTTCTAGTTTTTATAGTGCTAGGCATTCTTTTTGGCGTAGGACCAATTTTAATTGGTTACTTACTGGGGCCGCAAAAACCTGATTCGGAGAAGAATTCTCCATATGAGTGTGGTTTTGAAGCCTTTGAGGATGCGCGTATGAAGTTCGATGTACGCTTTTACCTAGTTGCAATTTTGTTCATTATTTTTGACTTGGAAATTGCTTTCCTTTTCCCTTGGGCAATCGTTCTGGATGAGGTTGGTACATTTGGCCTCTTGGCAATGGGTGTATTTTTATCATTGCTAGTGATTGGCTTTATTTATGAGTGGAAGAAAGGAGCGCTGGAATGGGAGTAG
- a CDS encoding NuoB/complex I 20 kDa subunit family protein: protein MGVEGVLKEGVVTTSADKLINWARTGSLWPMTFGLACCAVEMMHAGASRYDLDRFGIIFRPSPRQSDVMVVAGTLVNKMAPALRKVYDQMAEPRWVISMGSCANGGGYYHYSYSVVRGCDRIVPVDVYVPGCPPTAEALLYGIVQLQNKIKRTNTIAR, encoded by the coding sequence ATGGGAGTAGAAGGCGTTTTGAAAGAGGGGGTTGTAACCACCTCAGCCGATAAGCTAATTAACTGGGCTCGTACAGGTTCATTATGGCCAATGACGTTTGGTCTTGCATGTTGTGCGGTAGAAATGATGCACGCAGGTGCATCTCGATATGATCTAGACCGGTTCGGGATTATATTTCGACCTTCTCCACGTCAATCTGATGTCATGGTTGTAGCCGGAACTCTTGTAAATAAAATGGCTCCTGCTTTACGCAAAGTCTACGATCAAATGGCTGAACCGCGTTGGGTAATCTCTATGGGTTCTTGTGCAAATGGTGGTGGTTATTATCACTATTCTTATTCAGTTGTACGTGGTTGTGATCGTATTGTGCCTGTTGATGTATATGTTCCAGGTTGCCCTCCAACCGCTGAGGCGTTGCTGTATGGAATTGTACAATTACAGAATAAAATTAAACGTACGAATACCATTGCACGTTAA
- a CDS encoding NADH-quinone oxidoreductase subunit C, whose amino-acid sequence MKQSILDLQTRVNDVLKAELVSSEIALDELTIELAAENAFEGLMKCRDELGFEQLIDLCGVDYLDYGKANWETMKAANTGFNRGVFDFAEDEQQDESLDMPRRFAAVYHLLSIEHNIRLRVKVFAPNTQLPVIPSVIDVWSVANWFEREAFDLYGILFEGHPDLRRILTDYGFVGHPLRKDFPLTGHVEMRYDNDKGRVVYEPVTIENRVNVPRVIRKSSPEKAE is encoded by the coding sequence ATGAAACAGTCTATTTTAGATTTGCAAACTCGTGTAAATGATGTGCTTAAAGCAGAGTTGGTTTCAAGCGAAATTGCGCTGGATGAATTGACAATTGAACTTGCAGCTGAAAATGCATTTGAAGGTTTGATGAAGTGTCGTGATGAGCTTGGTTTTGAGCAGCTGATAGATTTATGTGGTGTTGACTATTTAGATTACGGTAAAGCTAATTGGGAAACCATGAAAGCGGCAAACACTGGTTTTAACCGTGGTGTATTTGATTTTGCAGAAGATGAGCAGCAAGATGAATCTCTGGATATGCCTCGTCGTTTTGCGGCGGTATATCATTTGTTATCAATTGAGCACAATATTCGTTTACGTGTAAAGGTTTTTGCACCGAATACGCAATTACCTGTTATTCCAAGTGTGATTGACGTTTGGTCAGTTGCAAATTGGTTTGAACGTGAGGCATTTGATCTTTATGGGATTCTCTTTGAAGGTCATCCTGATTTGCGTCGTATTTTGACTGATTATGGTTTTGTCGGTCATCCTCTTCGTAAAGACTTTCCCCTAACTGGGCATGTAGAAATGCGTTATGACAATGATAAAGGTCGTGTGGTCTATGAACCTGTGACGATTGAAAATCGTGTAAATGTTCCGCGTGTTATTCGTAAATCTTCGCCAGAAAAAGCTGAGTAA
- a CDS encoding NADH-quinone oxidoreductase subunit D, producing the protein MSEIRNYTLNFGPQHPSAHGVLRLVLELDGETVVRSDPHIGLLHRGTEKLAEFKPYNQSIGYMDRLDYVSMMSNEHAYVMSIEKMLGVEVPERAQYIRVMFDEITRILNHLMWLGAHALDIGAMTVFLYAFREREDLMDCYEAVSGARMHATYYRPGGVYRDLPDTMAKYEESKWTSGKKLNDLNETREGSLLDFIEAFTERFPGYVDEYETLLTDNRIWKQRTVDIGVVSPERALQLGFTGPMLRGSGIAWDLRKKQPYEVYDKMDFDIPVGKTGDCYDRYLVRVAEMRESNKIIKQCVKWLKENDGPVMSSDNKVAPPSREDAKSNMEALIHHFKLYTEGYTVPASEAYAAVEHPKGEFGIYMVSDGANKPYRMKVRAPGFPHLASLDEMVKGHMIADVVSIIGTQDIVFGEIDR; encoded by the coding sequence ATGTCAGAAATTCGTAACTATACTCTTAACTTCGGTCCACAGCATCCATCTGCGCACGGTGTGTTGCGCTTAGTTTTGGAGCTTGATGGTGAAACGGTTGTCCGCTCTGATCCTCATATCGGCCTTCTTCATCGTGGAACTGAAAAATTAGCAGAATTCAAACCTTATAACCAATCAATTGGTTACATGGATCGTTTAGACTACGTTTCAATGATGTCAAACGAACATGCTTACGTAATGTCAATTGAGAAAATGTTGGGTGTTGAGGTTCCTGAACGTGCACAGTACATCCGAGTCATGTTTGATGAAATCACGCGTATCTTAAATCACTTGATGTGGTTAGGTGCTCATGCACTAGATATTGGAGCTATGACGGTTTTCTTATATGCGTTCCGTGAGCGTGAAGATTTAATGGATTGCTATGAGGCTGTCTCTGGTGCTCGTATGCATGCAACTTATTACCGGCCGGGTGGTGTTTATCGTGATTTGCCTGATACGATGGCAAAATATGAAGAATCAAAATGGACGTCTGGTAAAAAGCTTAATGACTTAAATGAAACTCGGGAAGGTTCACTGCTTGACTTTATTGAAGCCTTTACGGAGCGTTTTCCAGGTTATGTTGATGAGTATGAAACACTTCTAACGGATAATCGTATTTGGAAGCAACGTACGGTTGATATCGGAGTTGTTTCCCCAGAGCGTGCGCTTCAGCTTGGGTTTACAGGCCCAATGCTTAGAGGTTCAGGCATCGCATGGGATTTGCGTAAGAAGCAACCATATGAAGTTTACGACAAAATGGATTTTGATATTCCTGTTGGTAAAACAGGCGACTGCTATGACCGCTATTTAGTGCGTGTTGCAGAAATGCGTGAGTCTAACAAAATCATTAAACAATGCGTTAAATGGCTAAAAGAAAATGATGGGCCAGTCATGAGCAGTGATAATAAAGTTGCTCCGCCTTCTCGTGAAGACGCTAAGTCAAATATGGAAGCGTTGATTCACCACTTTAAACTTTACACTGAAGGTTATACCGTTCCAGCTTCTGAAGCTTATGCAGCAGTCGAACATCCTAAGGGTGAATTTGGTATTTATATGGTGTCGGATGGAGCAAATAAACCATACCGTATGAAAGTACGTGCACCTGGTTTCCCTCACCTTGCTTCGCTTGATGAGATGGTAAAAGGTCACATGATTGCGGATGTTGTATCAATTATTGGTACCCAAGATATTGTATTTGGAGAAATCGATCGATGA
- the nuoE gene encoding NADH-quinone oxidoreductase subunit NuoE — MSSTTEKFIQGEVKERIDRWIAEYPAEQRQSACMPALRIVQESNGGHLTNDLMDQVAEYLEMPPIAVYEVATFYGNYNHQPVGKHQINWCNSISCYLRGGEELREKLEAKLGVKPGEITTDGKFSIKKVECLGACGGAPMCKIGKDYHENLDEDKLFKILDELE; from the coding sequence ATGAGCTCGACAACGGAAAAATTTATCCAGGGTGAAGTAAAAGAACGCATTGATCGCTGGATTGCAGAATATCCAGCAGAGCAGCGTCAATCAGCATGCATGCCAGCTCTACGTATTGTTCAAGAATCAAATGGTGGTCATCTAACCAATGATTTAATGGATCAAGTTGCTGAGTATTTAGAGATGCCGCCTATTGCCGTTTATGAAGTGGCAACTTTCTATGGAAATTACAATCATCAACCAGTTGGCAAGCATCAGATTAATTGGTGCAATTCTATTTCCTGTTATCTTCGTGGTGGAGAAGAACTACGTGAAAAATTAGAAGCCAAGCTTGGTGTTAAGCCAGGTGAGATAACTACGGATGGAAAATTTTCAATCAAGAAAGTTGAATGCCTAGGTGCTTGTGGTGGTGCTCCAATGTGTAAGATTGGTAAGGATTACCATGAAAACTTGGATGAAGACAAATTATTTAAAATCTTAGACGAATTGGAGTAA